Within the Oryctolagus cuniculus chromosome 19, mOryCun1.1, whole genome shotgun sequence genome, the region TGAAGCCAGAGGTCAGGAGGCCATGGCCTTGTTCTCTGTGTCTGCCCCTTTGTTGTCGCTTCTCCCTGCCTGGGTTCCTGGTCCTACTGCCTCCCTAGAACTCTGCACAGCAGACCACATGGGCCAGTGCTCAGATCTATCAGACATGCAACCCCATAAACACCCCTCCTGGGTTTTTGCAGAACTAGCTTTGGAGTTCACAGATTAAGCCCTTGGCTTGGGGTTTTGCCCCTGGGCAGCTGAATTCACCTTAAGAAAGATGCTTCCTGGTGTGTCCCTCACACCACACCAGTTTGGTAGGAACACAAGAGTTTTGTGGGGCGAAAACTTGTGTTGGTGGAATTGCTGGCCAGCCCGTGATTTTGTGACTAGATGGCATTTGATATAGCTTGGCTGAGAACTCTGAAACCTTGTCACGTTCCGAGGCAGAGCTTTCCGACTGGAATGAGATGGTCATTAGTCTGTCATCCACACTGGGAGCATttgagttgtttgtttgtttgtttttgtcaggcagagttagagagagagccagagagaaaggtcttccttttccatcggtcaccccgcaaatggctgccacagctggcgcgctgcgcccatccgaagccaggagccaggtgcttcctcctggtctcccatgggggtgcagggcccaagcacttgggccatcctccactgccttcccaggccacagcagagagctggactggaagaggagcaaccgggacagaatctggcaccccaaccgggactagaacccggggtgctggtgccataggcaaaggattaaccaagtgaaccgcggcgccggccttttttttttttttttttttttttttaagatttatttatttacttgaaaggcagagttagagaggtctttcatctgttgatttactccccaaatggctgcagctgccagagttgaaccaatccaaacccaggagacaggagcctcctgcaggtctcccacatgagtgcaggggcccaaccacttggaccatcctctgtgtGCATTAGaaaggacccaaactggcacccatatgggatgctggctgtcagacagcaactttacccactataccacagcactggccctttaatgccattctctgtgaactttgtgaagtaccctcatatgtagaAACTATACGTATGGTAATGCAGAGTGCAAAACTCCTGAGTGAGGAAGGTGTTTGGGGACAGGTTAGGAAAGCATACCTCCGTTTAGTGTCCTACATACACTGCTGAGCTGGGTGTTTTGTGACATTAAGACAGTAGTGTGTCCTGGCCATTTCTAAAAGCCGTTCAGCCTCTTGTTTTTTAACACAAAAGAAGAATCTTGTGGTTTTACCAGTCTGCAAGGCCGAGTCATGAGGGTGTCTTCGCACTGGGTGCATCTACCTGGAGTTTTCCACCTCGTGGCTCTTttccctctcctcacctccttATGGGAGCTCCCTGTCCCACCAACCCAAAGCAAGGACCTCAACTTTCAATGCAATTCCTGGCACAGATTTGCGGCAGGAGTTGGCTGTGCAGCAGAAGCAAGACAAACCCAGGACCCCCAAGCCCAGCTCCGTGGAAGCTGAAAGGACAGACACAGCTGTGCAGGCCACAGGCTCCGTGCCGTCCACCCCCATAGCTCACCGGGGGCCCAGCGCCAGTTTAAACACCCCAGGGGCCTTCAGACACGGTAAGGGGATGAGGACCGGGTGGGTCCTGGCTGAGATGACTTGGAACAGGCTGCACAACAGGGTGCAGTCTGGGAAGCTGTCAGCTGCAGGGCACTGAGATACAGGAGAGGAATGTCCTGGATCTGGTGTGGGATCTGTGGTGAGGTGTAGGAGGGGCCACCCTGCTTAGAAGGGAGCCACTGTTCTACTCCTGTCGCAAGGAATGTGGGCCCAGCATTTGTGGATCTTTCTGATCTTTGCTAAAAGCTGAAAATCCTTTTTGCATATGAAATCGCCCAAATGTAAATCGTCAGTAATCAAATTAAAGTGTGGCAAGAATACAGCTGTCGGGTACCAGCCCCAGTGTGGACCTTGCTGTGTGTGAAGGACCAAGACATCTGAGTTTTCTTTTCTCCCCAATCCCTTTGCCCGTGGCTGCTCACCTGTGAGACTCTGATCAGGCCACTGAGAGCAAATGCTGACATTCTGTTATCTTCCCTGAACAGGATTAGGGAGGACAGGCAGTGAGTGCTCAGTAGGTGCTGGCTAAGCCTTCGGCATCCGTGGTCTCCCTGAGTTCTCAGCACTCAGGATGTGAGTGCTGTCCCTGTTCAGTGGATGTGGTGACCGAGACCCCGGGTTAAGGAGCTTGATTAAAGTCACACAGCAAGTAAATGGCCAGGGTGGGTTCAAACCCAGGCTGGCTGGCTTCAGGGCTCCCACTGCTATATTTTGCCTCATCCCTTAGCATGTGCCCTGGGGGTAAAGAGCTGGTGAGCTTCTAGAATCCCAGCCTGGAGCCGTGGCCCACACTTAAGGTACACGACTCACCTGGGGTCTTGTTAAATGTACCCCAGATTCAGTAGGCCTGGGATGGGCCTGAGATTTTGCATTTCTAACCAGTGCCCAGGTGATGCTGGTCCCAGGCCCACTTGGAGGAGAGGGGCTCTGTAGATAGAACCCTGGGAACTATGGCTGGCTCCATCTGTGTGGCATTTATCCCAGAGGCTCCTCAGGCTGGTTAACCACATGTTGACTATCCCTTATTCAAAATGCTTGGGGCCAGGAGTGTTTCCCATTTCAGATCCTTTTTTCCTCTTCACATTTTGTGGCAATTACACATACAGAATGAGATATTTGGGGGTAGGACCCACCTCGACACAGgaagttcattttctgttgcatACACTCCTTATGCACACAGTCTGAAGCTCAGTTAAACATGAGTAATTTTGTGCATGAAGTCAAGTGTGGTGTGCAGTTTCCCACTTGTGGTGTCATGTCAGTGCTCACAGAGTTTCAGACTTTAGAGtgcttttcagatttttgagtgAGGGAAGATAATGGAATCCTTAAGACGTCACAAGGACTTGTTTTGATTTTGGTGAAGAAGACAAACATGTAGAAATGAATATTGAACATAGGCATTTTAAGGACTGGACGAGGTGGACATCAGAGAGACTCGGTGTGTCCTGCAGTTGATTCTTGAGCCTCACTGCCTGGTCCCCGCCACAGTTGTCACACGCAGAGATGTGAGTGCTCAGACTCACTGCTACTGGTCGATTTGTTCCATGCACTTCCCTTTGTACCCCCAGGTCTGGACAGTCCCGCTGGTGGAACCCCACTCACACCTGCTGCCCGGATATCGGCACTCAATATCGTGGGGGACCTGCTACGGAAAGTGGGGGTAAGGCCATGCCCTGCTGGGCCCTTGTTTCAGGCTGTGTGAGAGGGTTCACCCTGGTCTTTCCCCTCTAGTGGCCATATCATGAGTTTTAGGTGTGGCTGGTGCTTTAGCATCTCTTAAGAGTCATCACGCTTCctgtagacaaggccatagccaGTCACCCAGAGCTCTGAACTGGAGTGTTGCCTTAGATTCCTGgccgtgtctttttttttttttttttttttttcccttgtacCATTTTCCCTCCAAAACAATCTGGAAAATGAGGTTGATATCCAAGTGtgttttttccccttaatttgaaaaaaaaaaaactgaggaacATTTAAATATTACCTTCCttggaaagagaaagtcttctagGTATTGTATTAATTTCAGGGAGAGATTGTTTTGGGCTTAAGCAGTAGCAAAGATTTTCTCTGTACTTGTTTTATTCGTTTATGACAGCTGGAAGGTTGTGTAGCACAAATCCTGACAGCTTGTTTTCAGGCAGTATGCATGTGTATTCATGGCTGCAACTTCCTGGAAGTTTGCAACTCATTCCTAGTGTTTTGGCTTTTGGTTGCCTAGTTTTCTGTTACGTAAACAGGTCTTTTGACTATCTAGCACAGAGTACAGAGGAGTCTGGGCTGGTCTCACTGCCCTGTAATTTTCCTCGTGGGCTGCTTACCACAAggccaagttctttttttaaacctCCTGCCCTGCTGTGCATGCTTAACgaggtaaagaaaaaaagcaaacaaatttgAAAAGTTGATTTCATACATGTTTTCTAGAGGCAAAGTTGGAAGATAGGTAGGGTTAGTGATTTTTCCAGGAATGcccaaatattttgttttaaagattttatttatttctttgagaggtagagttacagacagagagagggagacacacagaggtctaccatctgctggttcactccccagatggctgcagcagcaggacctgggctgatccgaagctaggagccagaagcttcttcgggGTTTCCCACACTGATGCCGGGGCCcagggtacccatatgggatgctggtgccgcaggtccctgcccaaatattttattaataattttttaaaaatttatttgagaggcagagcaaaagacagagacagatagtcTGTTTGcatcctttagttcactccccatatgctgGCAACGGTTGGGGTTGCACCAAGCccaagctgggaattcaatccagatctcccacgtgggtagcaggacccTGATTACTGAGCTGTCACTACTGCTccctagagtgtgcattagcaggaagctgaggagcCAGAGTCAGTTAGCGAACCCAGGTATTCCCACGCAGGATGCAGGCTTCTTTTAACCACTGCCTAGTGTCTGCCTCCCAGATACCTTACACAGGTAAGACTTGGCTGGATGCTGGATGCCTCTGGGGTTCCACTGTGGAATTCTAGTGCACAGCagtttgagaatcactgcttTAGGTTCTTGTCCATGTAGGGACTCCCCTGAGAGAGAAGAGTGGGAGATGAAAGCATATTTTTTCCCCAGGCACTGGAGTCCAAACTTGCTTCCTGCCGAAACTTCGTGTACGATCAGTCCCCAAACCGGAcgagtggcccagccccagggcgggGGAGCAGGAGCAGAGACGGCGGCGACAGACGGTCTGGCAGCACCAGCGTGCCATTGGGTGACAAAGGGTCAGTGCCATTGATGAACCACATGGTAGGGGAGCACCTGTCTACTCCAGGGGGGAGATACTAACCCCAGCCCATAGCCCTTGTTTTCTAAGTTGTAGGATTATTTCAGCAAATGTTATCTTTTGCTTCCTTCCCTTGAGACAGAATGAGGTGGTGTCTTCTGGTCTGGGCAGACGGCCAAGGAGAAGGCAGATTTCCTAATTCAGTTCTGCATCCGTGACTCGTGGTCACTCTGTGAAAATGTTCTGGGTGTGCTACTCTGCTTCCTTCAGAGGGAGAATTTCTCTTAATTATAAATGTTTCTctcttcatttgtatttatttgaaaggcagagcagcagaaagagaaagagagatcttctattcactgcttAACTTCCCAAATAATTGCAacggctagggctgagccaggagcctggaactccacccagatctcctatgtaggtggcaggacccaagtacttgagccatcactgctgcctttcagtcatatcagcagggagctggatcagttcCAGAGGGAGGTGGGATTTGATCTCAGGCATCTGGTAGGGGATGGGAGCATCCTGAGCAGCCTAACCCAGTGTGTCGTAATGCGCCGGCCCcctgcttgccttttttttttttttttttttttttttttttttttctcattgtaaaTCTGTAGACCCTTTCAGGAAAGTGACATTGAGTTCTAGCCAGACTAGATTCCTGAAACCCATCACCCAATTAGAAAACACagccatgggccggcgccgcggctcactaggctaatcctccgcctgctgcactggcacaccgggttctagtcccagtcggggcgccggattctgtcccggttgctcgtcttccagtccagctctctgctgtggcccgggagtgcagtggaggatggcccaggtccttgggccctgcaccccatgggagaccaggaggggcacctggctcctggcttcagatcagcgcggtgcaccggccacagcggccattggagggtgaaccaacagtaaaggaagacttttctctctgtctctctctctcactgtctactctgcctgtcaaaaaagaaaaagaaaaaacacagccATGGTCTCCAACAGCTATAtttcttgtctttatttatttatttatttatttatttattttgacaggcagagttagtgagagagagagacagaaaggtcttcctttttcgttggttcaccccccgcccccaaatggccgctacggctggcgcgctgcgcggatccgaagccaggagccaggtgcttatcctggtctcccgtgccgatgcagggcccaaggagctgggccatcctccactgcactcccgggccacagcagagagctggcctggaagaggggcaactgggacagaatccagcgccccaaccaggactagaacccagggtgccggcgccgcaggcggagg harbors:
- the NDE1 gene encoding nuclear distribution protein nudE homolog 1 isoform X4 yields the protein MELETIKEKFEMQHSEGYRQISALEDDLAQTKAIKDQLQKYIRELEQANDDLERAKRATIMSLEDFEQRLNQAIERNAFLESELDEKENLLESVQRLKDEARDLRQELAVQQKQDKPRTPKPSSVEAERTDTAVQATGSVPSTPIAHRGPSASLNTPGAFRHGLDSPAGGTPLTPAARISALNIVGDLLRKVGALESKLASCRNFVYDQSPNRTSGPAPGRGSRSRDGGDRRSGSTSVPLGDKGLGKRLEFGKPPSHISSPPLPSTQGVVKMLL